The Bos taurus isolate L1 Dominette 01449 registration number 42190680 breed Hereford chromosome 18, ARS-UCD2.0, whole genome shotgun sequence genome has a window encoding:
- the VPS4A gene encoding vacuolar protein sorting-associated protein 4A isoform X2 — MTTSTLQKAIDLVTKATEEDKAKNYEEALRLYQHAVEYFLHAIKYEAHSDKAKESIRAKCMQYLDRAEKLKDYLRNKEKHGKKPVKENQSESKGDSDSEGDNPEKKKLQEQLMGAVVMEKPNIRWNDVAGLEGAKEALKEAVILPIKFPHLFTGKRTPWRGILLFGPPGTGKSYLAKAVATEANNSTFFSVSSSDLMSKWLGESEKLVKNLFELARQHKPSIIFIDEVDSLCGSRNENESEAARRIKTEFLVQMQGVGNNNDGTLVLGATNIPWVLDSAIRRRFEKRIYIPLPEEAARAQMFRLHLGSTPHNLTEANIHELARKTEGYSGADISVIVRDSLMQPVRKVQSATHFKKVCGPSRTNPSIMIDDLLTPCSPGDPGAIEMTWMDVPGDKLLEPVVCMSDMLRSLATTRPTVNAEDLLKVKKFSEDFGQES; from the exons ATGACAACGTCAACCCTCCAG AAAGCCATTGATCTGGTGACAAAAGCCACAGAAGAGGATAAAGCCAAGAATTACGAGGAGGCTCTCCGGCTCTACCAGCATGCCGTGGAGTACTTCCTGCACGCTATCAAAT ATGAAGCACACAGTGACAAAGCCAAGGAGAGCATTCGAGCCAAGTGCATGCAGTACCTGGACCGGGCGGAGAAGCTGAAGGATTACTTACGAAACAAAGAGAAGCATGGCAAGAAGCCAGTCAAAGAGAATCAAAGCGAGAGTAAGGG CGATAGTGACAGTGAAGGGGAtaatccagagaaaaagaaattgcaaGAGCAGCTGATGG GTGCCGTCGTGATGGAGAAGCCCAACATCCGGTGGAATGATGtggctgggctggagggagccAAGGAGGCCCTCAAAGAAGCTGTCATTTTGCCAATTAAATTCCCGCACTTGTTCACAG GCAAGCGCACCCCTTGGCGGGGGATACTGCTCTTTGGACCGCCCGGCACAGGGAAATCCTACCTGGCCAAAGCAGTGGCAACAGAGGCCAACAACTCCACCTTCTTCTCTGTGTCCTCCTCAGACTTGATGTCTAAGTGGCTGGGGGAGAGCGAGAA GCTGGTCAAGAACCTGTTCGAGCTGGCCCGCCAGCACAAGCCCTCCATCATCTTCATCGACGAGGTGGATTCGCTCTGCGGATCCCGCAACGAGAATGAGAGCGAGGCTGCCCGCAGGATCAAAACCGAGTTCCTAGTCCAGATGCAGG GGGTGGGGAACAACAATGATGGGACTCTGGTGCTAGGTGCCACAAACATCCCGTGGGTGTTGGACTCGGCCATTAGAAGGAG GTTTGAAAAGCGAATTTATATCCCATTGCCGGAGGAGGCTGCCCGTGCCCAGATGTTCCGATTGCATCTGGGGAGCACTCCTCACAACCTCACAGAGGCCAACATCCACGAGCTGGCCCGGAAGACAGAAGGCTACTCGGGTGCAGACATCAGCGTCATTGTGCGGGACTCCCTCATGCAGCCCGTGAGGAAAGTGCAGTCAGCAACACACTTCAAAAAG GTCTGTGGCCCTTCCCGCACCAACCCTAGCATTATGATCGATGACCTCCTGACCCCATGCTCACCGGGGGACCCAGGGGCCATAGAGATGACTTGGATGGACGTCCCTGGTGACAAACTCCTAGAGCCTGTGGTTTGCATG TCGGACATGCTCCGGTCTTTGGCCACCACTCGACCCACTGTGAATGCAGAAGACCTCCTGAAAGTGAAGAAATTCTCAGAGGACTTTGGACAGGAGAGTTAA
- the VPS4A gene encoding vacuolar protein sorting-associated protein 4A, giving the protein MTTSTLQKAIDLVTKATEEDKAKNYEEALRLYQHAVEYFLHAIKYEAHSDKAKESIRAKCMQYLDRAEKLKDYLRNKEKHGKKPVKENQSESKGSDSDSEGDNPEKKKLQEQLMGAVVMEKPNIRWNDVAGLEGAKEALKEAVILPIKFPHLFTGKRTPWRGILLFGPPGTGKSYLAKAVATEANNSTFFSVSSSDLMSKWLGESEKLVKNLFELARQHKPSIIFIDEVDSLCGSRNENESEAARRIKTEFLVQMQGLKSEFISHCRRRLPVPRCSDCIWGALLTTSQRPTSTSWPGRQKATRVQTSASLCGTPSCSP; this is encoded by the exons ATGACAACGTCAACCCTCCAG AAAGCCATTGATCTGGTGACAAAAGCCACAGAAGAGGATAAAGCCAAGAATTACGAGGAGGCTCTCCGGCTCTACCAGCATGCCGTGGAGTACTTCCTGCACGCTATCAAAT ATGAAGCACACAGTGACAAAGCCAAGGAGAGCATTCGAGCCAAGTGCATGCAGTACCTGGACCGGGCGGAGAAGCTGAAGGATTACTTACGAAACAAAGAGAAGCATGGCAAGAAGCCAGTCAAAGAGAATCAAAGCGAGAGTAAGGG CAGCGATAGTGACAGTGAAGGGGAtaatccagagaaaaagaaattgcaaGAGCAGCTGATGG GTGCCGTCGTGATGGAGAAGCCCAACATCCGGTGGAATGATGtggctgggctggagggagccAAGGAGGCCCTCAAAGAAGCTGTCATTTTGCCAATTAAATTCCCGCACTTGTTCACAG GCAAGCGCACCCCTTGGCGGGGGATACTGCTCTTTGGACCGCCCGGCACAGGGAAATCCTACCTGGCCAAAGCAGTGGCAACAGAGGCCAACAACTCCACCTTCTTCTCTGTGTCCTCCTCAGACTTGATGTCTAAGTGGCTGGGGGAGAGCGAGAA GCTGGTCAAGAACCTGTTCGAGCTGGCCCGCCAGCACAAGCCCTCCATCATCTTCATCGACGAGGTGGATTCGCTCTGCGGATCCCGCAACGAGAATGAGAGCGAGGCTGCCCGCAGGATCAAAACCGAGTTCCTAGTCCAGATGCAGG GTTTGAAAAGCGAATTTATATCCCATTGCCGGAGGAGGCTGCCCGTGCCCAGATGTTCCGATTGCATCTGGGGAGCACTCCTCACAACCTCACAGAGGCCAACATCCACGAGCTGGCCCGGAAGACAGAAGGCTACTCGGGTGCAGACATCAGCGTCATTGTGCGGGACTCCCTCATGCAGCCCGTGA
- the VPS4A gene encoding vacuolar protein sorting-associated protein 4A isoform X1, whose product MTTSTLQKAIDLVTKATEEDKAKNYEEALRLYQHAVEYFLHAIKYEAHSDKAKESIRAKCMQYLDRAEKLKDYLRNKEKHGKKPVKENQSESKGSDSDSEGDNPEKKKLQEQLMGAVVMEKPNIRWNDVAGLEGAKEALKEAVILPIKFPHLFTGKRTPWRGILLFGPPGTGKSYLAKAVATEANNSTFFSVSSSDLMSKWLGESEKLVKNLFELARQHKPSIIFIDEVDSLCGSRNENESEAARRIKTEFLVQMQGVGNNNDGTLVLGATNIPWVLDSAIRRRFEKRIYIPLPEEAARAQMFRLHLGSTPHNLTEANIHELARKTEGYSGADISVIVRDSLMQPVRKVQSATHFKKVCGPSRTNPSIMIDDLLTPCSPGDPGAIEMTWMDVPGDKLLEPVVCMSDMLRSLATTRPTVNAEDLLKVKKFSEDFGQES is encoded by the exons ATGACAACGTCAACCCTCCAG AAAGCCATTGATCTGGTGACAAAAGCCACAGAAGAGGATAAAGCCAAGAATTACGAGGAGGCTCTCCGGCTCTACCAGCATGCCGTGGAGTACTTCCTGCACGCTATCAAAT ATGAAGCACACAGTGACAAAGCCAAGGAGAGCATTCGAGCCAAGTGCATGCAGTACCTGGACCGGGCGGAGAAGCTGAAGGATTACTTACGAAACAAAGAGAAGCATGGCAAGAAGCCAGTCAAAGAGAATCAAAGCGAGAGTAAGGG CAGCGATAGTGACAGTGAAGGGGAtaatccagagaaaaagaaattgcaaGAGCAGCTGATGG GTGCCGTCGTGATGGAGAAGCCCAACATCCGGTGGAATGATGtggctgggctggagggagccAAGGAGGCCCTCAAAGAAGCTGTCATTTTGCCAATTAAATTCCCGCACTTGTTCACAG GCAAGCGCACCCCTTGGCGGGGGATACTGCTCTTTGGACCGCCCGGCACAGGGAAATCCTACCTGGCCAAAGCAGTGGCAACAGAGGCCAACAACTCCACCTTCTTCTCTGTGTCCTCCTCAGACTTGATGTCTAAGTGGCTGGGGGAGAGCGAGAA GCTGGTCAAGAACCTGTTCGAGCTGGCCCGCCAGCACAAGCCCTCCATCATCTTCATCGACGAGGTGGATTCGCTCTGCGGATCCCGCAACGAGAATGAGAGCGAGGCTGCCCGCAGGATCAAAACCGAGTTCCTAGTCCAGATGCAGG GGGTGGGGAACAACAATGATGGGACTCTGGTGCTAGGTGCCACAAACATCCCGTGGGTGTTGGACTCGGCCATTAGAAGGAG GTTTGAAAAGCGAATTTATATCCCATTGCCGGAGGAGGCTGCCCGTGCCCAGATGTTCCGATTGCATCTGGGGAGCACTCCTCACAACCTCACAGAGGCCAACATCCACGAGCTGGCCCGGAAGACAGAAGGCTACTCGGGTGCAGACATCAGCGTCATTGTGCGGGACTCCCTCATGCAGCCCGTGAGGAAAGTGCAGTCAGCAACACACTTCAAAAAG GTCTGTGGCCCTTCCCGCACCAACCCTAGCATTATGATCGATGACCTCCTGACCCCATGCTCACCGGGGGACCCAGGGGCCATAGAGATGACTTGGATGGACGTCCCTGGTGACAAACTCCTAGAGCCTGTGGTTTGCATG TCGGACATGCTCCGGTCTTTGGCCACCACTCGACCCACTGTGAATGCAGAAGACCTCCTGAAAGTGAAGAAATTCTCAGAGGACTTTGGACAGGAGAGTTAA